The Manihot esculenta cultivar AM560-2 chromosome 1, M.esculenta_v8, whole genome shotgun sequence genome has a window encoding:
- the LOC110622771 gene encoding WAT1-related protein At5g40210, whose translation MAGLGVAAAMVVTEFTEVGVNIIMKAAMTRGMNQFVYIVYSNALAIFILLPSCFIFYRKRPLPQLTASILFKIFLLGVCSCSIQMLMNTGIKYSSPTLSTAMTDLVPAFTFLLAVISRMEKLELRLRSSQAKTMGTVLSVAGALFVTLYKGQPITNSSLHQSLRLLHYSNWVVGGILCAAGALCISVLYIIQTWIFKVYPSELMITFICCFYVTVLSATISLIAERDPNVWILKPDLELIAIVCSAVFAVSLRSVVHTWACGKKGPVYTAMFKPLGMIIATLLGVSFLGDTLYLGSVIGGIIIALGFYTVMWGKAQEEKKMGEEEENSDLGSSSHKAPLLQNRSVDV comes from the exons ATGGCAGGTCTAGGAGTGGCAGCAGCTATGGTGGTGACAGAGTTCACGGAGGTTGGCGTAAACATCATCATGAAAGCCGCCATGACTAGAGGCATGAATCAATTTGTCTATATAGTTTACTCAAATGCCTTAGCCATCTTTATCCTTCTTCCTTCTTGTTTCATTTTTTACAG GAAAAGACCTCTCCCCCAACTTACAGCGTCCATCCTTTTCAAAATATTTCTTCTGGGTGTTTGCAG TTGTAGCATTCAGATGCTTATGAACACTGGGATAAAATATAGCTCTCCAACTCTGTCCACAGCTATGACTGATCTTGTACCGGCTTTCACTTTTTTGCTAGCTGTAATCTCCAG AATGGAAAAGCTGGAGTTGAGATTACGAAGTAGCCAGGCCAAGACCATGGGCACCGTGTTATCAGTTGCAGGAGCCTTATTTGTGACTCTGTACAAAGGGCAGCCCATCACAAATAGCTCACTTCACCAGTCTCTTCGATTGCTCCATTATTCAAACTGGGTTGTTGGAGGCATCTTATGTGCAGCTGGTGCATTGTGCATATCCGTACTATACATTATCCAG ACTTGGATTTTCAAGGTCTACCCTTCAGAGTTGATGATAACTTTTATATGTTGCTTCTACGTGACCGTGTTATCTGCTACAATCTCTCTAATTGCAGAGAGAGACCCAAATGTTTGGATACTAAAACCTGATCTTGAGCTGATAGCTATTGTCTGCTCA GCAGTTTTTGCAGTATCACTTCGCAGTGTAGTTCATACATGGGCTTGTGGCAAGAAAGGACCTGTATACACTGCCATGTTTAAGCCACTTGGGATGATCATTGCAACATTGTTGGGTGTTTCTTTTCTTGGGGATACCCTTTATCTTGGAAG TGTGATTGGAGGGATTATTATTGCCCTTGGATTTTATACAGTGATGTGGGGAAAAGcccaagaagaaaaaaagatgggtgaagaggaagaaaactcTGACTTAGGGTCCAGCTCTCATAAAGCCCCTCTTTTGCAAAATAGAAGCGTGGATGTGTAG
- the LOC110621993 gene encoding WAT1-related protein At3g28050, translating into MRDSAVMLTVEFLDVAMNTVNKAAMSKGMSHFILVLYSNMLAVFLLLSSSFMFYRTRIAPPLTWSIVGRIFVLSLLCCAGQVFTYIGLGYSSPTLASAMTDLTPAFTFILGIVSRMERLDLRSKSSLAKAIGTLVLITGGLVVTLYKGLPITGSPSSGDDKLQIEMLLLPSSNWAIGGFFLAAHSFILALIFVFQTWIIRDYPSEILITLITCGFVTILSASISLIAEEDKDAWRIRPNIELVAIGYSAVFAVSLRSIVHTWACHKKGPVYTSMFKPIGMVIAVFMGVSFLGDTLYLGSVIGAVVIALGFYAVVWGKIQEKRSVEEKERCSFESCSSKVPLL; encoded by the exons ATGCGGGATTCAGCAGTAATGCTCACAGTGGAGTTCTTGGATGTAGCCATGAACACTGTAAACAAAGCAGCCATGAGTAAAGGCATGAGTCATTTTATACTGGTGCTGTACTCTAACATGCTTGCCGTTTTTTTGCTTCTTTCTTCCTCTTTCATGTTCTACAG AACGAGAATCGCTCCACCGCTTACATGGTCCATAGTGGGAAGGATTTTTGTGCTTAGTTTGCTATG CTGCGCCGGTCAGGTGTTTACCTACATTGGGTTAGGATACAGCTCCCCAACTCTGGCGTCGGCGATGACTGATTTAACGCCGGCTTTTACTTTCATTCTTGGAATCGTCTCAAG GATGGAAAGGCTGGATTTGAGAAGCAAAAGCAGTCTGGCCAAGGCTATTGGCACCCTGGTATTGATCACAGGAGGATTAGTAGTGACATTATACAAAGGTCTGCCAATTACAGGCTCTCCATCTTCAGGGGATGATAAACTACAGATTGAGATGCTTCTTTTGCCTTCATCAAATTGGGCCATTGGGGGTTTTTTCCTTGCAGCTCACAGTTTCATCCTGGCTCTAATTTTCGTTTTCCAG ACATGGATAATCAGGGACTACCCATCCGAGATTCTTATTACACTCATTACCTGTGGCTTTGTGACCATCCTATCAGCCTCAATCTCTCTGATTGCTGAGGAAGATAAAGATGCTTGGAGGATAAGGCCTAATATTGAGTTGGTAGCCATTGGGTACTCC GCTGTGTTTGCAGTATCACTTCGAAGCATTGTTCATACGTGGGCATGTCACAAGAAAGGGCCTGTCTATACTTCTATGTTTAAGCCAATTGGAATGGTTATAGCAGTATTCATGGGGGTGTCTTTTCTGGGGGATACTCTTTATCTTGGAAg TGTGATAGGAGCTGTTGTTATTGCCTTGGGGTTTTATGCTGTGGTATGGGGAAAAATACAAGAAAAGAGAAGTGTTGAAGAGAAAGAGAGGTGCAGCTTCGAGTCATGTTCCTCGAAAGTCCCTCTTCTTTAG
- the LOC110627869 gene encoding protein RICE SALT SENSITIVE 3: protein MEEHLCPLAVTHLLQHTLRSLCIHENSQWVYAVFWRILPRNYPPPKWDCQGAYDRSRGNRRNWILVWEDGFCNFFASTAEIKSSDYPSTSVYDNCEFQPYQGLQPELFFKMSHEIYNYGEGLIGKVAADHSHKWIYKEPNHQEINFLTSWHNSADSHPRTWEAQFQSGIKTIALIAVREGVVQLGAVHKVIEDLSYVVLLRKKFSYIESIPGVLLPHPSSSAFPYKVDEIYGTPESWHYHNTNIVQSTELHGHVNQVPLKITPSMSSLEALLSKLPSVVPPPQSGSGYFAELQPQSETPYLPMEYMDMEKAAKEEIDEDHRGEDVMGESSSSMSAYRRRKFQN from the exons ATGGAAGAACATCTCTGCCCATTAGCTGTGACTCATCTCCTTCAACACACCCTGCGAAGCTTGTGTATTCATGAAAACTCTCAGTGGGTTTATGCTGTTTTCTGGAGGATCTTGCCTAGGAACTACCCACCACCCAA gTGGGATTGTCAAGGAGCCTATGATAGGTCTAGAGGAAACAGAAGAAACTG GATATTGGTTTGGGAAGACGGTTTCTGCAACTTTTTTGCATCAACTGCAGAGATCAAGTCTAGCGATTATCCAAGTACATCTGTTTATGACAACTGTGAATTTCAACCGTATCAAGGGCTTCAACCAGAGCTCTTCTTCAAGATGTCCCATGAAATCTATAATTACGGAGAAGG TTTGATCGGTAAAGTAGCTGCTGACCATAGTCATAAGTGGATATACAAAGAACCAAATCATCAAGAAATCAACTTTTTGACATCATGGCATAACTCAGCTGATTCA CATCCTAGGACATGGGAAGCCCAGTTCCAATCTGGTATCAAG ACCATAGCCCTGATTGCAGTGAGAGAAGGTGTTGTTCAGCTAGGAGCAGTCCACAAG GTAATTGAAGACCTGAGCTATGTAGTTCTGCTAAGAAAGAAATTCAGCTACATAGAAAGCATTCCTGGCGTTCTCTTGCCACACCCATCATCATCCGCATTCCCTTACAAGGTGGATGAAATATATGGCACACCAGAATCATGGCACTACCACAACACTAATATTGTACAATCAACAGAGCTGCATGGCCACGTCAACCAAGTCCCACTGAAGATAACACCCTCCATGAGCAGCCTTGAAGCTCTACTCTCCAAGCTACCATCAGTAGTGCCACCTCCACAGTCAGGTTCAGGATACTTTGCTGAGTTACAGCCACAGTCAGAGACCCCGTACCTGCCCATGGAATACATGGACATGGAGAAGGCGGCGAAGGAGGAGATTGATGAAGATCATAGAGGGGAAGATGTCATGGGTGAGAGTAGTAGTTCAATGTCAGCTTACCGTAGACGCAAATTTCAAAATTGA